One Alkalicoccus halolimnae DNA segment encodes these proteins:
- a CDS encoding DUF4385 domain-containing protein has product MAFNYDEDFKNINFREQPEKYRVGRGEQGVLMVEPYKSEILPHWRFKTPDIAKESSEKIYAMFEEYKQNNDFVGMDMARKFIQMGYTRSRRYANYKGGKKYDKEGNIKERQINEEKAESARIFEEKWIKVREDEEYLKMKKEHQKKYG; this is encoded by the coding sequence ATGGCTTTTAATTACGACGAAGATTTTAAGAATATAAATTTCCGCGAACAGCCTGAAAAATACCGGGTCGGCCGCGGTGAGCAGGGAGTGCTTATGGTGGAACCCTACAAGAGTGAAATCCTGCCCCACTGGAGATTCAAAACCCCGGACATCGCAAAGGAATCATCCGAAAAAATCTACGCAATGTTTGAAGAATATAAACAGAACAACGATTTTGTCGGAATGGATATGGCCCGGAAATTTATCCAGATGGGGTACACACGCTCACGCCGCTACGCCAATTATAAAGGAGGGAAGAAATACGACAAGGAAGGGAATATAAAGGAGCGGCAGATTAACGAAGAAAAGGCAGAGTCGGCAAGAATTTTCGAGGAGAAGTGGATAAAAGTCCGCGAAGACGAAGAATATCTTAAAATGAAAAAAGAGCATCAGAAAAAGTACGGCTGA
- a CDS encoding methyltransferase domain-containing protein: MRSKREIRADLMKQGSPFLRCPYCCNALNIEEDKRLVCDQGHTFDLAKQGHVHLTKKPASSNYSGALFTAREEVIRGGMYDPLHEILSGLVPHEEARVLDAGCGEGSHLSAVHERKRIFGAGADLAKAGIEQAAKREAELLWFVADLAEAPFQDESFDVIFNIFSPANYQEFRRLVKKGGKVIKVIPGTGYLQEIRELTGEAAYDNKEVIEGFTAQFPEAERQTAVYTFELPEKMRRPLLQMTPLTWKYAGDEKMKEWEEKLRKITVEVEVLIGVV; encoded by the coding sequence ATGCGCTCGAAAAGAGAAATCAGAGCGGATTTAATGAAACAAGGGTCCCCGTTTTTGAGGTGTCCTTACTGCTGCAATGCGCTGAATATAGAAGAAGATAAAAGACTTGTCTGCGATCAGGGTCATACGTTTGACCTTGCTAAACAAGGGCATGTGCATCTCACGAAAAAGCCTGCTTCCTCCAACTACAGCGGGGCACTTTTTACAGCCCGGGAGGAAGTTATAAGAGGAGGCATGTACGATCCGCTGCACGAGATACTGAGCGGTCTCGTTCCACACGAAGAGGCACGGGTACTGGACGCAGGATGCGGAGAAGGGTCCCATCTGTCGGCGGTCCATGAAAGAAAACGAATATTTGGAGCGGGCGCCGATCTTGCAAAAGCAGGCATTGAGCAGGCGGCAAAAAGGGAAGCGGAACTGCTCTGGTTTGTTGCCGATCTGGCTGAAGCTCCATTTCAGGATGAAAGCTTTGACGTTATTTTCAATATTTTTTCACCGGCCAATTATCAGGAGTTTCGAAGGCTCGTAAAAAAAGGCGGAAAGGTAATTAAGGTCATTCCGGGGACGGGGTACCTTCAGGAGATCCGCGAACTTACAGGAGAAGCAGCCTACGATAATAAAGAAGTCATCGAAGGTTTCACAGCACAATTTCCGGAAGCAGAAAGGCAGACAGCAGTCTATACGTTTGAACTTCCGGAAAAAATGCGGCGGCCATTGCTGCAAATGACGCCGTTGACTTGGAAATACGCTGGAGACGAAAAAATGAAAGAGTGGGAAGAGAAGCTGAGAAAAATTACCGTTGAAGTGGAAGTTTTAATCGGGGTAGTATAA
- a CDS encoding glutathione peroxidase — MLTTVHDFEVEKSEGKPVSLNEYKGNILVIVNTATKCGLAPQFKSLESLYQDYKDHGVKVLGFPSNQFMNQEPVSDEEMSSTCEINFGVTFPLMKKINVNGKEAHPLYKHLKSEKSGTIGSEIKWNFTKFLVDEDGNVLKRYGPNTSPDKIREDIDSLLK; from the coding sequence ATGTTGACTACAGTACATGATTTTGAAGTGGAAAAATCGGAAGGGAAGCCCGTTTCTCTTAACGAATACAAAGGGAATATTCTCGTAATCGTGAATACGGCTACGAAGTGCGGGCTCGCTCCCCAGTTTAAAAGTCTGGAATCCCTGTATCAGGATTACAAAGATCACGGGGTGAAAGTTCTCGGTTTCCCAAGCAATCAGTTCATGAATCAGGAACCTGTCTCTGATGAAGAAATGAGCTCGACCTGCGAAATAAACTTCGGCGTAACCTTTCCTCTGATGAAAAAAATTAATGTAAACGGAAAGGAAGCCCATCCTCTTTACAAGCATTTAAAATCGGAAAAATCTGGTACGATCGGCTCAGAGATCAAGTGGAACTTCACAAAATTCCTCGTCGATGAGGATGGAAACGTCTTAAAGCGCTACGGTCCAAATACATCCCCGGACAAGATTCGTGAGGATATTGATTCGCTGCTTAAATAA
- the dcd gene encoding dCTP deaminase codes for MILSDQDIRAYLEENKLHISPLEKHQIQPASVDLTLGTEFRRMKEEGAAMLSLDRPVEEETFDQEKIVLPPKSFLLATTEQHIELPDNLSAFVEGRSSIGRMGLFIQNAGWVDPGFKGQITLELFNANHLPIEITSGRRICQLVFAEMKSSAEEPYNGKYQHQKGAVGTKIYEDEEI; via the coding sequence ATGATTTTATCAGACCAGGATATTCGTGCTTATTTAGAGGAGAATAAACTGCATATTTCCCCGCTCGAAAAACACCAGATTCAACCGGCTTCCGTGGATTTAACTCTCGGTACCGAGTTTCGCAGGATGAAAGAAGAAGGCGCCGCTATGCTTTCACTGGATAGGCCGGTAGAGGAAGAAACGTTTGATCAGGAAAAAATCGTGCTCCCTCCAAAATCCTTTCTGCTTGCAACAACAGAGCAGCATATTGAACTCCCCGATAACCTTTCTGCCTTTGTGGAGGGCAGAAGCAGCATCGGCAGAATGGGCTTATTTATTCAAAATGCAGGCTGGGTGGATCCCGGATTTAAAGGACAGATTACGCTTGAATTGTTTAATGCGAATCATCTTCCAATTGAAATTACATCCGGAAGAAGAATCTGCCAGCTTGTTTTCGCAGAAATGAAATCGTCAGCAGAAGAGCCTTATAACGGTAAGTATCAGCATCAAAAAGGAGCCGTCGGCACGAAAATTTACGAAGACGAGGAAATCTGA